In Propionicimonas paludicola, a single window of DNA contains:
- a CDS encoding ketose-bisphosphate aldolase → MLTSGDGVLKVANEAGFAVPAFNISDYAMFQGIADLCEELQAPWIVAIHPDEYAHIGPDLIKAILARAYRSSVPMAVHLDHGGTYEQVLTSIQNGYTSVMIDASIKPFEENVEITKKVVAAAHAVGLSVEAELGTIGANDSYGESGASEVIYTKPEDAVRFVEQTGVDSLAIAIGTFHGLYPAGMKPELKLELLKEIKAVLPIPLVLHGGSNNPDDEIAIAAKTGINKINISSDIKVGYHAKMREVLGDDPKLREPLMIQPACIEAMNEVAAHKIRLFGADNKAHLYR, encoded by the coding sequence ATGCTTACCAGCGGTGACGGAGTTCTCAAGGTCGCCAACGAGGCCGGCTTCGCCGTGCCGGCGTTCAACATCAGCGACTACGCGATGTTCCAGGGGATCGCGGACCTCTGCGAGGAGCTCCAGGCGCCGTGGATCGTGGCGATTCATCCCGATGAGTACGCCCACATCGGCCCGGACCTGATCAAGGCAATCCTGGCCCGCGCCTACCGTTCGTCGGTGCCGATGGCCGTCCACCTGGATCACGGCGGCACCTACGAGCAGGTGCTCACCTCGATCCAGAACGGCTACACCTCGGTGATGATCGACGCCTCGATCAAGCCGTTCGAGGAGAACGTCGAGATCACCAAGAAGGTCGTGGCCGCGGCTCACGCTGTCGGGCTGTCGGTTGAGGCCGAGCTCGGCACCATCGGCGCCAACGACTCCTACGGTGAGTCCGGCGCCAGCGAGGTCATCTACACCAAGCCCGAGGACGCCGTGAGGTTCGTCGAGCAGACCGGTGTGGACAGCCTGGCCATCGCCATCGGCACCTTCCACGGCCTGTACCCGGCCGGGATGAAGCCCGAGCTCAAGCTCGAGCTGCTCAAGGAGATCAAGGCGGTGCTGCCGATTCCGCTGGTGCTGCACGGTGGTTCGAACAACCCCGACGACGAGATCGCGATCGCTGCCAAGACCGGCATCAACAAGATCAACATCTCCTCCGACATCAAGGTCGGCTACCACGCCAAGATGCGTGAGGTGCTCGGCGACGATCCCAAGCTGCGTGAGCCGCTGATGATCCAGCCGGCCTGCATCGAGGCCATGAACGAGGTGGCGGCGCACAAGATCCGTCTCTTCGGCGCCGACAACAAGGCTCACCTGTACCGCTGA
- a CDS encoding carbohydrate ABC transporter permease, producing the protein MTKAQTRMLARTGLLIALVLGAIFAGAPVLWMLSSSFKPNTDIFQFPPHLIPSTFTFDAYTAIFTDPAKVRFFLNSYFVSLSVTALTLLVGILAAFALSRYEFPFKKILNMIIVSVQAVPPITLLIPYFGLIVFLGLYNSYAGLILTYLVFTLPYAIIMLTGYFNTLPRELDEAVKVDGGSSWTALWRVLVPISIPGLVSVGIYTFMIAWNEYLFALTLTKTPEMRTVPIGIQLLMGQHSYEWNQMMSMSILGSIPIMLLFLFFQRYFIGGMTAGAVKN; encoded by the coding sequence ATGACCAAAGCACAGACCCGCATGCTGGCCCGCACCGGGCTCTTGATCGCCCTGGTGCTCGGCGCGATCTTCGCCGGTGCGCCGGTGCTGTGGATGCTGTCGAGCTCGTTCAAGCCGAACACCGACATCTTCCAGTTCCCGCCGCATCTGATCCCGTCCACGTTCACCTTCGATGCCTACACCGCGATCTTCACCGATCCGGCCAAGGTGCGCTTCTTCCTGAACAGCTACTTCGTCTCGCTCTCGGTGACGGCGCTGACCTTGCTGGTCGGCATCCTGGCCGCCTTCGCGCTGAGTCGCTACGAGTTCCCGTTCAAGAAGATCCTGAACATGATCATCGTCAGCGTCCAGGCCGTCCCGCCGATCACGCTGCTGATCCCCTACTTCGGTCTGATCGTCTTCCTGGGCCTCTACAACAGCTACGCCGGGCTGATCCTGACCTACCTGGTCTTCACCCTGCCCTATGCGATCATCATGCTCACCGGCTACTTCAACACCTTGCCGCGTGAGTTGGACGAGGCCGTGAAGGTCGACGGCGGATCGTCCTGGACGGCGTTGTGGCGGGTCCTGGTTCCGATCAGCATCCCCGGCCTGGTCTCGGTGGGCATCTACACGTTCATGATCGCTTGGAACGAGTACCTGTTCGCGCTGACCCTGACCAAGACCCCCGAGATGCGGACGGTGCCGATCGGCATCCAGCTGCTGATGGGCCAGCACTCCTATGAGTGGAACCAGATGATGTCGATGTCGATCCTCGGATCGATCCCGATCATGCTGCTCTTCCTCTTCTTCCAGCGGTACTTCATCGGCGGCATGACCGCCGGTGCCGTTAAGAACTGA